A window of the Henckelia pumila isolate YLH828 chromosome 3, ASM3356847v2, whole genome shotgun sequence genome harbors these coding sequences:
- the LOC140887726 gene encoding probable amino acid permease 7, whose amino-acid sequence MVEVDGEEDYTIPLLTDASSSSSDSRNSVKRTGTVWTAIAHIITGVIGSGVLSLAWSVAQLGWIAGPVCMVVFGVITIISSNLLCDCYRYPDPVVGHIRNRSYAEAVRSYLGEKSMWVAGIFLQESCYGYGIAYTITSAISMRAILKSNCFHKEGHDAPCDFEDSFFMLLFGAVQVVFSQIPDFHNMEWLSIIAAIMSFAYTFIGLALGFAKVVGDGEIRGDLIGVSTDNVVQKVWLSSQAVGDIAFAFTYNIILLEIEDTLRTPPAENKTMKKASTTAILITSFFFICCGCFGYAAFGNQAPGNLLTGFGFYEPYWLVDLANACIVLHLVGGYQIYSQPLFALFERWIARKYPENGFVNDEYSIKLPLLPTFKLNLLRLCFRTVYVASTTGLAMLFPYFNQVLGVLGALNFWPLAIYFPVQMYLAQNKIRAWTGVWIVLQVFKIFCLLFTVLSFIGSLEGLISNKLS is encoded by the exons ATGGTTGAAGTTGACGGAGAAGAAGACTACACCATTCCGTTGCTCACAGATGCTTCATCTTCGTCTTCAGATTCTCGCAATTCCGTAAAAAGAACAG GGACTGTATGGACGGCGATTGCCCATATAATTACTGGAGTCATAGGCTCGGGGGTGCTGTCTTTGGCATGGAGTGTGGCTCAGCTTGGGTGGATAGCTGGACCTGTGTGCATGGTTGTGTTTGGAGTAATCACAattatttcttcaaatcttctgTGTGACTGTTACAGATATCCTGATCCTGTAGTGGGACATATCAGAAACAGGTCCTATGCCGAAGCCGTGAGGTCTTATCTCG GAGAGAAGAGTATGTGGGTGGCTGGAATATTTCTTCAAGAAAGCTGCTATGGATATGGGATTGCTTACACCATAACTTCAGCCATCAGCATGAG GGCAATTCTGAAATCAAACTGTTTTCACAAGGAAGGGCACGATGCACCATGTGATTTTGAAGATAGTTTTTTTATGCTGCTCTTTGGAGCTGTTCAGGTAGTGTTCTCTCAGATACCTGACTTCCACAACATGGAGTGGCTGTCAATAATTGCAGCTATTATGTCCTTTGCTTATACCTTCATTGGACTGGCTCTTGGGTTTGCAAAAGTAGTAG GAGATGGAGAGATAAGAGGCGACCTTATCGGAGTATCCACGGATAATGTGGTTCAAAAAGTATGGCTCTCATCACAGGCAGTTGGTGACATTGCTTTCGCTTTTACCTACAACATAATTCTATTGGAAATTGAG GATACTCTTAGAACACCTCCAGCTGAGAACAAGACGATGAAGAAGGCGTCAACTACAGCTATACTTATTACCAGTTTCTTCTTTATCTGCTGCGGTTGTTTTGGATATGCTGCTTTTGGAAACCAAGCTCCTGGGAATCTGTTGACGGGATTTGGATTTTATGAACCCTACTGGCTTGTTGACCTTGCTAATGCGTGCATCGTTCTTCATCTTGTAGGAGGGTATCAG ATATACAGCCAGCCATTGTTTGCACTATTCGAAAGATGGATAGCAAGAAAATATCCAGAAAATGGATTTGTGAACGACGAGTACAGCATAAAACTCCCATTACTTCCCACTTTCAAGCTAAATCTTCTTCGTTTGTGCTTTAGAACTGTCTACGTTGCATCTACAACCGGACTTGCTATGCTCTTTCCTTACTTCAACCAAGTTTTAGGAGTTCTTGGGGCCTTGAATTTTTGGCCGTTGGCCATATATTTCCCCGTACAGATGTATCTTGCGCAGAACAAGATAAGAGCCTGGACCGGAGTGTGGATAGTTCTTCAAGTTTTCAAGATATTCTGCTTGCTTTTCACTGTTCTATCTTTCATTGGGTCGTTAGAGGGACTAATAAGCAACAAACTGAGTTAG